The following are from one region of the Bacillus methanolicus MGA3 genome:
- the nadA gene encoding quinolinate synthase NadA: MNILDAVQTKGNMIPDRYLNMTVSELEDRARAIKSKLGSKLFIPGHHYQKDEVIQFADATGDSLQLAQISAENKSAEFIIFCGVHFMAETADILTSEDQKVYLPDMRAGCSMADMADVYQTERAWAKLTELFGDTILPLTYVNSTAAIKAFVGENGGATVTSSNAEKMVKWAFEQKERILFLPDQHLGRNTAYNLGIKLTDMAVWNPITDSLEYEGELENIKVILWKGHCSVHENFTVQNIKQVREQYPDMKIIVHPECRREVVELSDDAGSTNYIIKTIEQAEKGSAWAIGTEHNLVNRLIQQHPDKHIISLNPYMCACLTMNRIDLPHLVWCLESIENGEQHNIIKVEDSIAVKAKLALDRMLELS; the protein is encoded by the coding sequence GTGAATATCTTAGATGCAGTTCAAACAAAGGGGAATATGATTCCGGATCGATACCTAAACATGACTGTTTCCGAACTTGAAGATCGGGCAAGGGCAATTAAAAGTAAATTGGGAAGCAAACTGTTTATTCCCGGTCATCATTATCAAAAAGATGAAGTCATCCAATTTGCTGATGCGACAGGAGATTCCTTACAACTAGCACAAATATCTGCTGAAAATAAAAGCGCTGAATTTATCATTTTTTGCGGAGTTCATTTCATGGCTGAAACAGCGGATATTTTAACATCAGAAGACCAAAAGGTATACTTGCCTGATATGCGAGCTGGCTGTTCCATGGCCGATATGGCTGATGTCTATCAAACGGAAAGAGCATGGGCAAAATTAACCGAACTGTTCGGAGATACCATTTTACCATTAACTTATGTCAATTCTACCGCAGCTATTAAAGCATTTGTAGGGGAAAACGGAGGAGCAACAGTAACTTCATCAAATGCTGAAAAAATGGTGAAATGGGCGTTTGAACAAAAAGAAAGAATACTCTTTTTGCCAGATCAGCATTTAGGAAGAAATACAGCTTATAATTTAGGGATAAAATTAACTGATATGGCGGTATGGAATCCTATAACGGATTCTCTTGAATACGAAGGTGAATTAGAGAACATTAAAGTAATTCTTTGGAAAGGACATTGTTCTGTCCATGAAAACTTTACAGTTCAAAATATTAAACAAGTCAGAGAACAATATCCTGACATGAAGATTATCGTTCATCCAGAATGCAGAAGAGAAGTGGTTGAATTATCGGATGACGCAGGTTCCACGAATTATATTATTAAGACGATTGAACAGGCAGAAAAAGGTTCAGCTTGGGCAATCGGTACAGAACATAATCTTGTTAACCGGCTAATTCAGCAGCATCCTGACAAGCATATCATTTCTTTAAATCCATATATGTGCGCATGTTTGACAATGAATCGAATCGATCTGCCACATCTTGTATGGTGCTTAGAATCGATCGAAAACGGTGAACAACACAATATTATTAAAGTAGAGGATTCTATTGCTGTTAAAGCAAAACTTGCTCTTGATAGAATGCTTGAGCTGTCCTAA
- the nadC gene encoding carboxylating nicotinate-nucleotide diphosphorylase codes for MNQLKLRLQLEQFFLEDIGDRDVTSDLIFGNRRDGEIVFLAKENGIFCGEEIIRTGFSLLDPASKVEMFTRDGALIESGQRLATVSGNISALLKGERVVLNLIQRMSGIATKTREAVSILNSDHTKICDTRKTTPGLRMFEKYAVTCGGGYNHRFGLYDAVMIKDNHIAFAGSITNAVATVKETLGHMVKIEVETETKEQVIEAVKAGVDVIMFDNRHPDEIKAWKKYVPEHIITEASGGITLENLAAYRDTGVDYISLGFLTHTIKSLDISVKVNVF; via the coding sequence ATGAACCAATTAAAACTGCGGTTGCAACTTGAACAATTTTTCCTTGAAGACATTGGAGACAGAGATGTAACAAGTGACCTTATTTTTGGAAACCGCCGAGACGGAGAGATCGTGTTCTTGGCAAAGGAAAACGGGATTTTTTGTGGAGAAGAGATAATCCGTACAGGTTTTTCTTTACTAGATCCCGCATCGAAAGTAGAAATGTTTACTAGAGATGGAGCTCTTATTGAGTCCGGACAGAGGCTGGCAACCGTTTCGGGCAATATTTCCGCCTTGTTGAAAGGTGAGCGGGTTGTATTAAATCTTATTCAAAGAATGAGCGGAATTGCCACAAAAACAAGAGAAGCCGTTTCAATCTTAAATAGCGACCATACAAAAATCTGTGATACGCGCAAAACAACTCCCGGTTTGCGAATGTTTGAAAAATATGCAGTTACCTGCGGCGGCGGCTACAATCACCGCTTTGGCTTATATGATGCAGTCATGATTAAAGACAATCACATTGCTTTCGCAGGTTCAATCACAAATGCAGTAGCAACTGTAAAAGAAACCCTCGGACATATGGTAAAAATTGAAGTAGAGACTGAAACGAAAGAACAAGTTATTGAAGCCGTTAAAGCAGGTGTTGATGTGATTATGTTTGATAATCGCCATCCAGATGAAATCAAGGCATGGAAAAAATATGTGCCGGAACATATCATAACGGAAGCATCTGGAGGAATAACGCTAGAAAACCTAGCTGCTTATCGCGACACTGGAGTCGATTATATATCTCTAGGATTTTTGACTCATACGATAAAATCGCTTGATATAAGTGTTAAAGTAAACGTTTTCTAA
- the safA gene encoding SafA/ExsA family spore coat assembly protein, whose product MKIHIVQKGDTLWKIAKKYGVNFEELKKINSQLSNPDMIMPGMKIKIPTGGGTVKKEAPMTGGKKEAYIKMGPKKEKPITEHPFAKEKPKPLPVVEEQPQVKPKEAPKPPAPKHEIPKIEKPKPVSPIQEFPKVEKQMPVSPIQEKPKLEKPKPVSPIQEFPKVEKQMPVSPIQEFPKVEKQMPVSPIQEFPKIEKPKTPYSPKMPQPVIPEIVMNNSFTQNMADMSLQQPTPQIPPKPDNIFPGMIKAETSPYMKEEESPLESPTQQGGYQQPMYPYPPNYYPVSPALPGTGYNYPGGFQPQQSPYPYVQGVATMPMHQMPSYTSPAAQMPTQHGMMPEFESMDFDESSPFMHEMPSVQGTMDYQAPLMPQVQGATEYPDMGAQMPHQMPAQMPAHQMPHQMPAQMPAHQMPHQMPAQMPAYQMPAHTMPAYHMPFGPCPPIAVSPVMPGPGFGHCYPYGPVPYGYPSMPQVQGAMDCQMPMPQVQEEMDYQMPMPQVQGAMDNQMPMQQVQGAMDVHEKTAQMPHQAPIQGVKDTSHDCGCGGSGSQGVPYGPMYGPAPGTTPIYTPPHNVQPYGFAQPPYMNYGYGPGQMGSGPYGFPRTEDESSEYEG is encoded by the coding sequence GTGAAAATCCATATCGTTCAGAAAGGGGACACTCTTTGGAAAATCGCCAAAAAGTACGGCGTAAATTTTGAAGAGCTGAAGAAGATAAATTCACAGCTCAGCAACCCTGATATGATTATGCCAGGTATGAAAATAAAAATTCCAACAGGAGGCGGAACAGTTAAAAAGGAAGCTCCGATGACTGGAGGAAAAAAAGAAGCATATATCAAAATGGGTCCAAAGAAGGAAAAGCCAATCACTGAGCATCCGTTTGCAAAAGAGAAACCGAAGCCTTTGCCAGTTGTAGAGGAGCAGCCGCAGGTAAAGCCTAAAGAAGCACCAAAACCACCTGCACCGAAACATGAAATACCAAAAATCGAAAAGCCGAAACCCGTTTCACCGATACAGGAATTTCCTAAGGTAGAAAAACAAATGCCAGTTTCACCAATACAGGAAAAGCCGAAATTAGAAAAGCCAAAACCCGTTTCACCGATACAGGAGTTTCCTAAAGTAGAAAAGCAAATGCCCGTTTCACCGATACAAGAATTTCCTAAAGTGGAAAAGCAAATGCCCGTTTCACCGATACAAGAATTTCCAAAAATCGAAAAGCCGAAAACACCTTATTCTCCAAAAATGCCTCAACCAGTCATCCCAGAAATAGTCATGAATAATTCCTTTACGCAGAATATGGCTGATATGTCTTTACAACAGCCTACACCACAAATTCCGCCCAAACCTGATAACATTTTTCCAGGGATGATAAAAGCCGAAACTAGTCCGTATATGAAAGAAGAGGAGTCTCCTCTTGAATCGCCAACACAACAAGGAGGTTATCAGCAGCCAATGTATCCATATCCGCCAAATTATTATCCAGTTTCACCTGCATTGCCTGGTACAGGATATAATTATCCAGGAGGTTTTCAGCCTCAGCAATCACCTTACCCTTATGTGCAGGGGGTGGCAACTATGCCGATGCATCAAATGCCTTCTTATACATCGCCTGCTGCCCAAATGCCAACACAACATGGCATGATGCCTGAATTTGAAAGCATGGATTTTGACGAATCATCTCCATTTATGCATGAGATGCCTTCTGTACAGGGAACTATGGATTATCAGGCGCCATTAATGCCACAAGTTCAAGGAGCAACGGAATATCCGGATATGGGGGCCCAAATGCCTCATCAAATGCCAGCGCAGATGCCGGCTCATCAAATGCCTCATCAAATGCCAGCGCAGATGCCGGCTCATCAAATGCCTCATCAAATGCCAGCGCAGATGCCGGCTTATCAAATGCCAGCACACACAATGCCGGCTTATCATATGCCGTTTGGACCATGTCCGCCTATTGCTGTTTCACCTGTAATGCCTGGTCCTGGATTTGGACATTGCTATCCTTATGGACCGGTCCCATATGGATATCCGTCAATGCCTCAAGTGCAAGGAGCAATGGATTGCCAAATGCCAATGCCGCAAGTTCAAGAAGAAATGGATTATCAAATGCCAATGCCTCAAGTTCAGGGAGCAATGGATAATCAAATGCCGATGCAACAAGTTCAAGGAGCAATGGACGTTCATGAAAAGACGGCGCAAATGCCGCATCAGGCACCTATTCAGGGAGTGAAAGACACTTCCCATGATTGCGGATGTGGAGGATCAGGATCACAGGGAGTTCCGTACGGCCCTATGTACGGACCCGCGCCAGGAACCACACCAATTTATACGCCGCCTCATAATGTCCAGCCATATGGGTTTGCCCAGCCTCCATATATGAATTATGGTTACGGTCCTGGCCAAATGGGAAGCGGTCCTTACGGATTTCCGAGAACGGAAGATGAAAGCAGTGAATATGAAGGGTAA
- the nadB gene encoding L-aspartate oxidase, which produces MCFSDVIIIGSGVAALQLARNLRSEINVRIITKSHVRNGNSYLAQGGVAAALGEKDSPYQHYVDTIKAGRYHNDQDAVFKMTSEAPELIQNLFASGCSFDMNERSELLLGMEGAHSEKRIVHGGGDATGSRIIDFLLSQLKENVSITEDVFVYELLIDKHSKRCIGVKGKDKQGNIEYFYADRIVIATGGCGQLYSFTSNAETVTGDGLALAYRAGAELVDMEFVQFHPTLLFKDGKTRGLISEAVRGEGAKLVTKDGFPLMDDVHPLKDLAPRHIVSQTIYNYLKKGEQIFLDIRMISNFEKRFPTITSLCKRNGVSIKDGLLPVAPGSHFLMGGIKTDLYGRTTVDGLYAIGEAACTGIHGANRLASNSLLEGLVYGERLARHLNSEKSAKTNSQLIPREFKSNLTTDLSLPHIQEMQARMMDNTGIVRTHETLSEQKRWLESFNIDNWYYANLDELPTEEITKVFMLITSWLITDSALKRTESRGGHFRSDYPYEDDLTWKGKQIIQRRIWEEDEKDEPIKTAVAT; this is translated from the coding sequence ATGTGTTTTTCAGATGTAATCATTATCGGAAGTGGCGTGGCAGCATTACAGCTGGCAAGAAACCTTCGATCTGAAATAAATGTAAGAATAATTACAAAGTCGCATGTAAGAAACGGAAACTCTTATCTTGCGCAAGGTGGAGTTGCAGCTGCTCTAGGTGAAAAAGACAGCCCATATCAACATTATGTCGATACCATTAAGGCTGGAAGGTATCATAACGATCAAGATGCCGTTTTCAAGATGACATCAGAAGCACCGGAATTAATTCAAAATCTTTTTGCTTCGGGCTGTTCATTTGATATGAATGAACGTTCTGAATTGCTTCTCGGCATGGAGGGAGCACACAGCGAAAAAAGAATCGTCCATGGGGGCGGTGATGCAACCGGTAGTAGAATTATAGATTTTTTGTTAAGCCAGTTGAAAGAGAATGTGTCTATTACAGAAGATGTGTTTGTTTATGAGTTGCTGATAGACAAGCATTCAAAACGGTGCATTGGAGTAAAAGGAAAAGACAAACAAGGAAACATTGAATATTTTTATGCGGATCGTATTGTAATCGCTACCGGAGGGTGCGGTCAACTTTACAGCTTTACATCAAATGCCGAAACAGTGACAGGAGACGGATTGGCTCTTGCCTATCGAGCCGGTGCAGAACTTGTTGATATGGAATTTGTTCAATTCCATCCAACGCTCTTGTTTAAAGATGGAAAAACTCGAGGACTTATATCCGAAGCTGTTCGTGGAGAAGGAGCAAAGCTTGTAACAAAAGACGGATTTCCACTTATGGACGATGTTCATCCCTTAAAGGATCTTGCACCGCGCCACATTGTGTCTCAAACAATTTATAATTATTTAAAAAAAGGGGAACAGATTTTTCTTGATATTCGAATGATCAGCAATTTTGAGAAGCGGTTTCCTACGATCACATCCTTGTGCAAACGAAATGGAGTTTCTATTAAGGATGGTTTATTGCCTGTAGCACCTGGGAGCCATTTCTTAATGGGAGGAATAAAGACGGATCTTTACGGGCGTACAACTGTTGATGGCCTTTACGCAATTGGAGAGGCAGCATGCACTGGAATACATGGAGCCAATAGGTTGGCAAGCAATTCTTTGCTTGAAGGTCTAGTGTATGGAGAACGTCTTGCACGTCATTTAAATAGCGAGAAGTCTGCAAAAACGAACTCACAACTTATTCCAAGAGAGTTCAAGTCCAATTTAACAACAGATTTGAGTTTGCCTCATATTCAAGAAATGCAAGCAAGAATGATGGATAATACAGGGATTGTAAGAACACACGAGACATTATCCGAACAGAAGCGCTGGCTTGAATCTTTTAATATTGACAATTGGTATTATGCCAATTTAGACGAATTGCCGACTGAAGAAATCACGAAAGTATTTATGCTTATTACATCTTGGCTGATTACCGATTCGGCATTAAAAAGGACTGAAAGTCGCGGCGGCCATTTCCGAAGTGATTATCCGTATGAGGATGATCTTACTTGGAAAGGCAAACAAATCATTCAACGAAGAATATGGGAAGAGGACGAAAAAGATGAACCAATTAAAACTGCGGTTGCAACTTGA